Below is a genomic region from Fusobacterium sp..
AGATACCCAGTAAACATAGTTTAAAAGAGTGACAAAAAACATAAACCATCCTTTATCTATTCCTTCAGGAATATCCACAGTACAGTTAATAGAAAATGATTCATCACACATTCCAAATATTAAATATAACTTCTTTTTTCCAGTTCCTCTATATTTTTCCAACATAGAAACACCATAGAAAAGATGTCTTGCATTTACCATGACAGCTAATAAAAAAGCATTTAATGGATCAAAAACTGATACTAAAAGATTAGCAGTTATAAATTCCATAGATCCTGCAAAAATAGTAAGGCTCATAAGCATTGGATATATGAAGGAAAATCCCATTTTATTCATATATATTCCATAGGCTAATCCAAGAAAAGAAAAACCAGCACATATAGGAAGTGTATGAGGAAAAGCAGCTTTGAATGCCTTTGTTTTTGTGTTCATTTTATTCCCCCTTTAGTATTTAAATTATAATATTTAAAAATTGATATATTTTCTTATTATACCTAAATTGCGAATTAAAGACAATACTAATTTTAAAAAAACTTCTTTGATATTTTGAATAAAAAAAGAATTAGAACAAAACCAGTAAATATGATAAACTTAATCTATATAAGATATATTCAGGAGGGGAAAGTAATGAAAAAGAAAGTTAAAACTACAGGAAATCCAATATTAAAAAAGGCTTTATTTTTATTTTTTTTCAGCCTTTTATTGCAGATTCCTCTTATGTTTGTAAATGGAGTAGTACGTGAAAGAAATTATTTGTATGATTCTACTATAAAAAATATAGGAAGAGAATGGGGTGAAACTCAAACAATAGCAGGACCTGTGGTAGTAGTTCCTTATACAGAGGAATATTATGAAAGAGAATATACAGTAGATAAACAGGGAAAGGAAACAGAAATAGTAAAAAGTAAAAAAAGAAAAAATAGCTTGATAGTTCTTCCAGAAAAATTAGACATAAATGTTGATTTAAAAGAAGAAGTAAGAAAAAGAGGAATATATAAGTCAATGGTATATACTGGAGAATTAAAAATGAAAGGAAATTTTTCTAAAGTATTATCAAATATTCCAGTAAATGCAGTTATAGATTACAATGAGATAAGTATATCTTTAGGAATAACAGATATAAAAGCTCTTCTTAAGATAGATAAATTTAATTTTAATGAAAATGAAATAGAATTAGAATCAGGAACTGGGTTAGTGAGACCATTTCAAATTTCTAAAGGGATCTCGGGAAAATTAAATATGAAAAATGAAGTTTTAACAGAAATTCCATTTGATATAGAATTAGTGTTTAGAGGAAGTGAAGGAATAACTCTTTTACCATTGGGAAAAGAAAATAGCTTCTTTATAAAATCAGCATGGGAAAATCCAAGTTTTTATGGAATGCTTCCGAGAGAAAGAGTCATAAATCAAAATGGTTTTACTGCAAATTGGAATATATCACATCTAACTAGAAATTATAAACAGTACTTTTTAGCAAATGAGAGCAATACTATAGATTTATCAGAAGCACAAGCAGGAGTGGCTCTTTACAATGGAATTACTCATTATAGACAGGTAATAAGAGCAGCTAAATATGGAGTTTTGTTCATAATGATGAGTTTGTTAGCTGTATATCTATTTGAAATATCAGGAAAAAAAGAAACTCACTATGTGCAATATGGAATTGTAGGATTTTCTCTAGTCATGTTTTATCTGCTTCTTTTATCATTGGCAGAACATATAAGTTTTATAACAGCTTATGGAATATCGGCAGCAGCAGTTATAATTCCTGTATCCTTGTATATAGCCAGTGTTACAAAAAATATCAAATATGGTATGGGGATGTTAGTTCTTCTTATAGGAATATATTCAATATTGTTCTCAATTTTAAAAATGGAAGATTATGCACTTTTAACAGGAACACTGCTTATTATGGGAGTATTATATCTTCTGATGTATATAACTAAAAATATGGAAATAGTAAATAAAAAAGTTCCAGAAACAGAAGAAAATGAGAATGAGGAACAGGTGAAAAAATGATAGATAAGAAAAAAGAACTTGAACTTTTGGAAGAAAAGTATCAGGAAATAAAAAAGCTTAATTCAGAAGCTGAATCTATTATATCAGAGATAAAAAATGATGTTGATATAAATAGAGAAACCCAGCTTTTAGAAGAAAAAGAAAAACTGGAGAAAACTTTAAGAAAAATTAAAGATGAATTACAAATTAAAACAAAAGAAATAGAAGATTTAAAAAATTCTAATGTAGTACTTTTGGAAGAGTTAAAAGAAAGTAAGAGACTAAGAAGAGAAAAAGAGATAAATAAATTTCAGGCAGTAGCTGCTAAAAAAGTAAAGATAGACCTTGAGGATAGAATAATAAATAGACTTAGCAATTTTAGAAAAGAACTTTATAAAAAAATTAATATTCAAGATAAAGAATTGATGAAAGATATGTCTAAAGAATCTCATGAATTAAGGACTGAATTAAAGACAGTAGCTGAAAAAGTGGACATATTTATAGAAAATTCAAAGAAAAAAGCTTTAGAAGCAGGTATAGCATTAAGTGAAGAAAGTTCAGTATTTCATAGTGAAATACAAAAAGAATATGATTTGAAAGAAGATAAATACCTCTTTGAAAAAGAGAAAAAGAATTTTGTATTAGAAAAACTTATTGGATTAAAGGGATTCAATTTTTTAGGAATAATTTCAATTTTTTTAGGAATATTTTTAGTATTTAAAACACAATTTAGAGAATTCTTTAATAATGATTATATAAAAAGTTCAGGATCATATCTTTTAGGGATTGTTTTTCTATTTGCTGGAGAAAAATTATATCAAAAAAATAAAAAACATTTTGCTGTAGGACTTATAGGTGGTGGAATAGGAATATTATATATAACTACCTTGTTGTCAACAATGTATTTAGGATTATTTTCTATGATATTGGGACTTTTTATTTCAGTTATTTTAACTGGATTAGTAGTTATATTAGCATTGAGATATAATTCTCAAATTATAGGAATATTAGCTCTTATTGGTGGCTATCTTCCATATGGAGCTTATATCTACTATGAAGGTGGAATTACAAAAATATATTATTTGATAGCTTATTCTCTGATACTTCAAGGTATAGTTTTAGGAATAGCCTGGAAAAAAGACTGGTTATACAGTAAAATAATTGGATTTGTAATAGGTTCAGCAAACATGGCAGGGATAGTATTTTATCTTTCAAAATATATGGATAATAAACTTACTGCATTTTTCTATATTGTAATATTCACTACTGCATACAGTTTTATTTTTCTTAATTCACATAGAAAAGAAAATAGAGAAAGTAATATTATAGACTATATACTTCTTAGTCTTAATCTTATTGTAAAGTTTTCTTTGATATACAGTTTATCAGATGGAACAACACCAAACTGGTTAAAAGCTGGATTAGTAGCAGGAGTTGGTATTATATATGGATTTTTTGGAGACAAACTTAAAGAAAATAGAGTATCAAAGATCTTCTATGTAATAGCATTGGGATGTTTCATAGTGATAATTCCTGTAATACTTTCTAAAGAATATATAGTAGTAGCATGGGGAATGGAAGCTGTATTTTTATATTTTATGGCTTCAAAATATAAAAATAAAGAAATAGAATATGGAGCAATTTTTATATATTTAATAACTCTTTTAACTAATTTTTTCATAAGAGAAGAAAAATATTATTTAGTGTATATTCAAGATATAGTGATAATTTCACTTTCTTTTGTAGTATATTTCATTGTAAAAGAAAGGAATTATAATAAAACTATTAAAAGCTTAATGGGACCTTTTAAATATCTTATATTTTTATATTCAATTTTCTTTATTAACAATGTAATTTTTCTCAATATTAAAAAATTACCAGGAAGATACTATACAAAAGAAATGTTTGGAGTATTGATATCTGTTTTAATTGTAAATATTTTATTAAGAATTGTAACTTACAAAATAAAGGAACTTCAAGATAAATTCAGC
It encodes:
- a CDS encoding DUF2339 domain-containing protein, producing the protein MIDKKKELELLEEKYQEIKKLNSEAESIISEIKNDVDINRETQLLEEKEKLEKTLRKIKDELQIKTKEIEDLKNSNVVLLEELKESKRLRREKEINKFQAVAAKKVKIDLEDRIINRLSNFRKELYKKINIQDKELMKDMSKESHELRTELKTVAEKVDIFIENSKKKALEAGIALSEESSVFHSEIQKEYDLKEDKYLFEKEKKNFVLEKLIGLKGFNFLGIISIFLGIFLVFKTQFREFFNNDYIKSSGSYLLGIVFLFAGEKLYQKNKKHFAVGLIGGGIGILYITTLLSTMYLGLFSMILGLFISVILTGLVVILALRYNSQIIGILALIGGYLPYGAYIYYEGGITKIYYLIAYSLILQGIVLGIAWKKDWLYSKIIGFVIGSANMAGIVFYLSKYMDNKLTAFFYIVIFTTAYSFIFLNSHRKENRESNIIDYILLSLNLIVKFSLIYSLSDGTTPNWLKAGLVAGVGIIYGFFGDKLKENRVSKIFYVIALGCFIVIIPVILSKEYIVVAWGMEAVFLYFMASKYKNKEIEYGAIFIYLITLLTNFFIREEKYYLVYIQDIVIISLSFVVYFIVKERNYNKTIKSLMGPFKYLIFLYSIFFINNVIFLNIKKLPGRYYTKEMFGVLISVLIVNILLRIVTYKIKELQDKFSLVFLTIIETLSILIINMVNMFGYVRYESGKERMLLIGLILTVNIYLFFFGRKDIHFTIFRTSEKKVPWVIGESVYIIIVSYIVMNNVLYIEGANLVINIVGLLMCGYLVWKGFKIPNRNIRRVGLGIGIFFVLKSFFIDFISFSSTYKLLAYFSMGVILIGTSYIYQTALKKLEKEEKGE
- the creD gene encoding cell envelope integrity protein CreD; this translates as MKKKVKTTGNPILKKALFLFFFSLLLQIPLMFVNGVVRERNYLYDSTIKNIGREWGETQTIAGPVVVVPYTEEYYEREYTVDKQGKETEIVKSKKRKNSLIVLPEKLDINVDLKEEVRKRGIYKSMVYTGELKMKGNFSKVLSNIPVNAVIDYNEISISLGITDIKALLKIDKFNFNENEIELESGTGLVRPFQISKGISGKLNMKNEVLTEIPFDIELVFRGSEGITLLPLGKENSFFIKSAWENPSFYGMLPRERVINQNGFTANWNISHLTRNYKQYFLANESNTIDLSEAQAGVALYNGITHYRQVIRAAKYGVLFIMMSLLAVYLFEISGKKETHYVQYGIVGFSLVMFYLLLLSLAEHISFITAYGISAAAVIIPVSLYIASVTKNIKYGMGMLVLLIGIYSILFSILKMEDYALLTGTLLIMGVLYLLMYITKNMEIVNKKVPETEENENEEQVKK
- a CDS encoding AzlC family ABC transporter permease, with amino-acid sequence MNTKTKAFKAAFPHTLPICAGFSFLGLAYGIYMNKMGFSFIYPMLMSLTIFAGSMEFITANLLVSVFDPLNAFLLAVMVNARHLFYGVSMLEKYRGTGKKKLYLIFGMCDESFSINCTVDIPEGIDKGWFMFFVTLLNYVYWVSGATLGGILGSFINFNTKGIDFVMTALFVVIFLSQWDSQKNHLPAVIGVLASVVCLVLFGMDNFIIPAMIAILISLTLSRKKLEKEEVR